One genomic window of Anaeromicrobium sediminis includes the following:
- a CDS encoding sensor histidine kinase, translated as MKFWQKIFLYFLILFLIIFNFTGFFLIENSHKIQLEREVDRGLSEHWSIYSGMSVNLALAQKQALNYYDYDKILYSATVEYLKNFNDENMHVEILDEGNNIIFSNIDFEIEGKREELIDPLEDKRRYIIRDISDKTFLFITNVLYADEKAFKFSYVRDITYIYEDKESQFHFFMKLNAFIFIVLIIGLYILSKNITKPISKMIGITKRIAKGNYSERVNIHTKDEIGVLSENFNEMSEAIEEKINELEKKTEEKQRFIDNLTHELKTPLTSIIGYADYLRSTEYNEEIYLKGLNYIFSEGKRLESLSWKMMNLILLKKEKFKMKNENIKNILLEIKDALKPKLQEKNVELVIIGEEYEVLVERDLIKNLIINLIDNAIKASKYGSKIYISLYKKEGLKNTLEIKDEGIGIPKEDLYKIFEPFYMVDKSRSRENNGVGLGLSICAEIGKIHGLELEVISEINKGTTIKIVFG; from the coding sequence ATGAAATTTTGGCAAAAAATATTTTTATACTTTTTGATTTTGTTTCTAATAATATTTAATTTCACAGGATTCTTTTTAATAGAGAATAGTCACAAGATACAGTTAGAAAGAGAAGTAGATCGTGGACTAAGTGAACATTGGAGCATTTATTCTGGTATGAGTGTAAATTTAGCTTTAGCCCAAAAGCAAGCTTTAAATTATTATGATTATGATAAAATCCTATATTCAGCCACTGTTGAATATTTGAAAAATTTCAATGATGAAAATATGCATGTAGAAATATTAGATGAAGGTAATAATATTATCTTTAGCAATATAGACTTTGAAATTGAAGGTAAGAGAGAAGAATTAATAGATCCTCTTGAAGATAAAAGAAGATATATTATTAGGGATATATCTGACAAGACATTTTTATTCATAACAAATGTTTTATATGCAGATGAAAAAGCTTTTAAATTTTCATATGTAAGAGATATCACTTATATATATGAAGATAAAGAAAGTCAATTTCATTTTTTTATGAAATTAAATGCATTCATCTTTATCGTATTGATAATTGGACTATACATTTTAAGTAAGAATATAACAAAACCCATTAGTAAGATGATAGGCATAACAAAAAGAATTGCAAAGGGAAATTATTCGGAAAGAGTAAATATCCATACGAAGGATGAAATAGGAGTGTTGTCTGAAAATTTTAATGAAATGTCAGAAGCTATTGAAGAAAAAATTAATGAGCTAGAAAAAAAGACTGAAGAGAAGCAGCGATTTATAGACAACTTAACCCATGAATTGAAAACTCCATTAACCTCTATCATCGGATATGCGGATTACCTTCGTTCTACAGAATACAATGAAGAAATTTATTTAAAAGGATTAAATTACATTTTTAGCGAAGGAAAAAGATTAGAATCTTTATCATGGAAAATGATGAACTTAATTTTATTAAAAAAAGAAAAATTTAAAATGAAAAATGAAAATATAAAGAATATATTACTTGAAATAAAAGATGCATTAAAGCCTAAATTACAGGAAAAAAATGTTGAGTTAGTCATAATAGGTGAAGAATATGAAGTTCTTGTTGAAAGAGACTTAATAAAAAATTTAATCATAAATTTAATCGACAATGCTATAAAAGCATCCAAATATGGTTCAAAAATTTATATAAGCTTATATAAAAAGGAAGGATTAAAAAATACTTTGGAAATAAAAGATGAAGGAATTGGCATACCTAAGGAAGATTTATACAAAATTTTTGAACCTTTTTATATGGTTGATAAATCAAGGTCAAGAGAGAATAATGGTGTTGGACTAGGACTTTCTATTTGTGCAGAAATAGGAAAAATACATGGACTAGAATTAGAAGTAATAAGTGAGATTAATAAAGGAACTACCATAAAAATTGTATTTGGATAA
- the htpG gene encoding molecular chaperone HtpG produces the protein MGRKQFKAESKRLLDLMVNSIYTHREIFLRELISNASDAIDKIYYKTLTDDSLTFDKDDYFIKINIDKENRLLKISDTGIGMTKEELDDNLGVIAKSGSLAFKKENELKDGHDIIGQFGVGFYSAFMVADEVTVMSKAFGSDEAYKWESNGIEGYTIEPCQKETIGTDIILKIKENTEDEKFDDYLEEYRLQSIIKKYSDFIRYPIKMDVTERKLKEGSEEEYEEYIEEKTVNSMVPIWKKNKNELMKEDYDKFYEEKHYGFDKPIRHIHIKVDGAVSYNSILFIPEKMPYDFYTKEYEKGLELYANGVLIMNKCSELLPDYFGFVKGIVDSEDLSLNISREMLQHDRQLKLIAKNIKNKIKNELSNLLKNERDQYEAFYESFGRQLKYGIYSDFGSNKDALQDLVMFYSSKEKKMVTLDEYVSRMPEEQKYIYYASGESNERIEKLPQTELVSDKGYEILYFTDDVDEFAIRMIMVYKDKEFRSVSSSDLGIEMEENESESNLNEEENKELFEHMKNILSDKVKDVRASKRLKKHPVCLSNDGEFSIEMEKILNSMPNNQNIKADKVLEINMNHAVFKSLKEAFQKDKDKINLYTNLLYNQALLIEGLPINDPVEFTNNICEIMI, from the coding sequence TTGGGAAGAAAGCAGTTTAAGGCAGAGTCTAAAAGACTTCTTGATCTTATGGTTAACTCAATATATACTCACAGGGAGATTTTTTTAAGAGAGCTCATTTCCAATGCTAGCGATGCCATTGATAAAATTTATTATAAGACATTAACAGATGATTCATTGACTTTTGATAAAGATGACTACTTTATTAAAATAAACATTGATAAGGAAAACAGATTATTAAAAATCTCTGATACGGGGATTGGTATGACAAAGGAGGAGCTCGATGATAACCTTGGTGTTATAGCTAAGAGTGGATCTTTGGCATTCAAAAAGGAAAATGAATTAAAAGATGGTCATGATATTATTGGTCAGTTTGGTGTGGGTTTTTATTCTGCATTTATGGTAGCAGATGAAGTTACTGTTATGAGTAAAGCTTTTGGTAGTGATGAAGCCTACAAGTGGGAATCTAATGGTATAGAGGGGTATACTATTGAACCATGCCAAAAAGAAACTATTGGTACAGACATTATACTTAAAATAAAAGAAAATACAGAAGATGAAAAATTTGATGACTATCTTGAGGAATACAGATTACAATCTATTATAAAGAAATATTCTGATTTCATTAGATATCCAATTAAAATGGATGTAACTGAAAGAAAACTTAAAGAGGGTAGTGAAGAAGAATACGAAGAATACATAGAAGAAAAAACTGTAAACAGTATGGTGCCTATATGGAAAAAAAATAAAAATGAATTGATGAAGGAAGATTATGATAAATTCTATGAGGAAAAGCACTATGGTTTTGACAAGCCAATAAGACATATTCATATTAAAGTTGATGGTGCTGTAAGCTATAATTCAATTTTATTTATACCAGAAAAAATGCCATATGATTTTTATACAAAGGAATATGAAAAGGGATTAGAGTTATATGCTAATGGCGTTTTAATCATGAATAAGTGTTCAGAATTGTTGCCAGACTATTTTGGTTTTGTAAAAGGAATAGTGGACTCAGAAGACTTGTCCCTTAACATATCTAGAGAAATGTTGCAGCATGATAGACAGTTAAAATTAATTGCTAAAAACATTAAAAATAAAATTAAAAATGAGCTTAGTAATTTATTAAAAAATGAAAGAGATCAGTATGAAGCGTTCTATGAATCCTTTGGAAGACAATTAAAGTATGGAATCTATAGTGACTTTGGAAGTAATAAGGATGCTTTACAAGACTTAGTAATGTTTTATTCATCAAAAGAGAAAAAAATGGTCACTTTAGATGAATATGTTTCTAGAATGCCAGAAGAACAAAAATATATTTATTATGCATCAGGAGAATCAAATGAAAGAATTGAGAAACTGCCACAAACAGAACTAGTATCAGATAAGGGCTATGAAATTTTATACTTTACTGATGATGTGGATGAGTTTGCTATAAGAATGATAATGGTATATAAAGATAAGGAATTTAGATCTGTATCAAGCAGTGACTTAGGTATAGAAATGGAAGAAAATGAAAGCGAATCAAACTTGAATGAAGAAGAGAACAAAGAATTGTTTGAGCATATGAAGAATATTCTATCAGACAAGGTAAAGGATGTTAGAGCATCAAAAAGATTAAAGAAGCACCCAGTATGTTTATCAAACGATGGTGAATTTTCCATAGAGATGGAAAAAATATTAAATTCCATGCCTAATAACCAAAATATAAAAGCAGATAAAGTTTTAGAAATAAACATGAATCATGCTGTGTTTAAATCGTTGAAAGAAGCTTTCCAAAAGGATAAGGACAAGATTAATCTATACACAAATTTATTATATAATCAAGCCCTACTGATTGAAGGATTACCAATTAACGACCCAGTAGAATTTACAAATAATATATGCGAAATAATGATATAG
- a CDS encoding DHHW family protein gives MYKSSNKIIVIIFILFLLSVNIFNVLTPDKDFSESENRVLAKVPKFSMKNLMSGRFSSKFENYITDQFPFRDFWVAVKSDMERLALKTENNGIYFGKDGYLLEDYKKNNEQLMENIESINGFANRLPNVLTHFLLVPNSVKIYEDKLPLFASPYDQLESINMVKENLYENVDFLHVYDILNNKKDEYIYFKTDHHWTMRGAYYTYELWAKQLGIEPYPINDFNSEIVSNSFYGTFYSKSNNRRVPPDSIEIFKPKFHVEYNVSYLDNNKSSDSLYEYSHLNKKDKYSIFLDGNHALITIKTNINNDKKLVVFKDSYSHCFIPFLANHYDEIHVIDLRYYKLNIYDYIQEHAIKEALFLYNMTTFSDDKNIQLLNI, from the coding sequence ATGTATAAGAGTTCTAATAAAATAATTGTTATAATCTTTATATTGTTTCTCCTTAGTGTAAATATTTTTAATGTACTTACCCCTGATAAAGATTTCTCTGAATCAGAAAACCGGGTACTAGCTAAAGTTCCAAAATTTAGTATGAAAAATCTAATGTCAGGGAGATTTTCAAGTAAATTTGAAAATTATATTACAGACCAGTTTCCTTTCAGAGATTTTTGGGTTGCAGTTAAATCTGATATGGAACGATTAGCACTAAAAACTGAAAATAATGGTATATACTTCGGTAAGGATGGATATTTATTAGAAGATTATAAAAAAAACAATGAGCAATTGATGGAAAATATAGAAAGTATAAATGGATTTGCTAATAGATTGCCCAATGTTTTAACCCATTTTTTATTAGTTCCAAATTCAGTAAAAATATACGAAGATAAATTGCCTCTATTTGCAAGCCCCTATGATCAATTAGAATCTATTAATATGGTAAAAGAAAATTTATACGAAAATGTAGATTTTTTACATGTGTATGATATCTTAAATAATAAAAAGGATGAATACATTTATTTTAAAACGGACCATCACTGGACAATGCGAGGAGCATATTATACATATGAGCTATGGGCTAAACAATTAGGCATTGAGCCTTACCCTATTAATGACTTTAACTCAGAAATAGTTAGCAATTCCTTTTATGGAACATTTTATTCCAAGTCAAATAATAGGCGTGTTCCTCCTGACTCTATTGAAATTTTTAAGCCTAAGTTTCATGTGGAATATAATGTTAGTTATTTAGATAATAATAAATCATCCGATTCGCTATATGAATATAGTCATTTAAATAAAAAGGATAAGTATTCCATATTCCTAGATGGTAATCATGCATTAATTACAATTAAAACTAATATTAATAATGATAAAAAGCTGGTAGTTTTTAAAGACTCCTATTCCCATTGTTTTATTCCATTTTTAGCAAACCACTATGACGAAATTCATGTGATAGATTTAAGATATTACAAGTTAAATATCTATGATTATATACAAGAACATGCAATCAAAGAAGCATTATTCTTATATAATATGACCACTTTTTCAGATGACAAAAACATTCAATTATTAAATATTTAG
- a CDS encoding H-type small acid-soluble spore protein: MNNQRAKEIASSSIMANVTYNGSQVYIEGVNETNNTANIHFLNQPENRQEVSLNSLKEH, from the coding sequence ATGAATAACCAACGTGCTAAAGAGATTGCTTCTTCTTCAATTATGGCTAATGTAACCTACAATGGATCTCAGGTTTACATTGAGGGAGTAAATGAAACTAATAATACTGCTAATATCCACTTTCTCAACCAGCCAGAAAATAGACAAGAAGTATCTTTAAATAGTTTAAAAGAACACTAA
- a CDS encoding MBOAT family O-acyltransferase, whose amino-acid sequence MASLIFYSWGEPIYIFLMIFSSVVDYIHGLLLEKFRHSDKKAKLVVLSSVIINLSLLSFFKYGNFFIENINHLLHTKFLLPNLPLPIGISFYTFQTMSYTIDVYRKEAPVQKSPIGLATYVTLFPQLIAGPIVRYQTVAEQINNRKENIDKFAEGIRRFIIGLGKKVLLANNIGVLWSQIQNTHINDLTVFTAWLGIIAFSFQIYFDFSGYSDMAIGLGKMFGFEFLENFNYPYISQSITEFWRRWHMSLGTWFKDYVYIPLGGNKVSKIRMYGNLFIVWFLTGLWHGASWNFVIWGLYFGIIVAIEKAGLLRILENLWKPLRHTYVIFLLLLGWVLFVFDNFSMGLNYLKVMFGLNNANLFNNQFLYYLYNYGILFIALIIGSTPIVKNKHMALIEILDKKLKIFYENIVVTSICLGILFLSTAYLVDATYNPFLYFRF is encoded by the coding sequence ATGGCAAGTTTAATTTTCTATAGTTGGGGTGAACCTATTTATATATTTTTAATGATTTTTTCATCAGTGGTTGATTATATACATGGTTTATTACTAGAAAAGTTCCGACATAGTGATAAAAAAGCAAAACTTGTTGTTCTATCATCAGTAATTATAAATTTAAGTTTATTATCATTTTTTAAATATGGAAACTTTTTTATTGAGAACATAAATCATTTACTTCATACAAAGTTCTTATTACCTAATTTGCCTCTACCCATTGGAATTTCATTCTATACCTTTCAAACAATGTCATACACTATAGATGTATATCGTAAAGAAGCACCTGTACAAAAGAGTCCAATAGGATTAGCAACATATGTAACATTATTCCCACAATTAATTGCTGGCCCTATTGTACGTTATCAAACAGTAGCAGAACAAATCAATAATAGAAAAGAAAATATAGATAAATTTGCAGAAGGTATAAGAAGATTCATCATTGGTTTAGGAAAAAAGGTCCTGCTTGCCAATAATATAGGAGTCCTTTGGAGCCAAATACAAAATACCCATATTAATGACTTAACTGTATTCACTGCATGGCTAGGTATAATTGCTTTTTCATTCCAAATTTATTTTGACTTTAGTGGATATTCAGATATGGCTATTGGACTTGGAAAGATGTTCGGGTTTGAGTTTTTAGAGAACTTCAACTACCCATATATATCCCAAAGTATTACAGAGTTCTGGCGTAGATGGCATATGTCCCTTGGTACTTGGTTCAAAGATTATGTTTATATCCCACTGGGAGGAAACAAAGTAAGTAAAATAAGGATGTATGGCAATTTATTTATAGTATGGTTTCTAACGGGGCTTTGGCATGGGGCTAGCTGGAACTTTGTTATTTGGGGATTATACTTTGGAATAATAGTAGCTATTGAAAAGGCAGGTTTATTAAGAATATTAGAAAATTTATGGAAACCACTTAGACATACCTATGTTATCTTCTTACTACTTTTAGGGTGGGTATTATTTGTCTTTGATAATTTTTCTATGGGATTGAATTATTTAAAAGTAATGTTTGGATTAAATAATGCTAATTTGTTTAATAATCAATTCTTATACTATTTATACAATTATGGAATTTTATTCATTGCATTAATTATTGGCTCTACACCTATTGTGAAAAATAAGCACATGGCATTGATAGAAATTTTAGATAAAAAGCTTAAAATATTTTATGAAAATATAGTAGTAACATCTATTTGTCTTGGCATACTATTTCTTTCTACCGCATATTTAGTAGATGCAACATACAATCCATTTCTATATTTTAGGTTTTAA
- a CDS encoding fumarylacetoacetate hydrolase family protein produces the protein MRLATVKVGNCEEASVVTNKGIIYLRTINEKLNKNWNIGMFELIQSGQLEEMNDWYRLGGKEEIENLNEHIISKDKVIFCPLYREPRKIWGIGLNYVDHAADLEEKAPNTAPASFMKPDTTIIGHKDYIKIPLQSNKTTSEGELGIIIGKKCKGVHEKNWLDVVAGFTTIIDMTAEDILRVNPRYLTRAKSFDTFFSFGPVLVTPDEIEDVMKLKVATVINKKIHGQNYVSNMTFPPAYLVSFHSKVMTMLPGDIISTGTPRAVHINEGDVVECWIDGFEPLINPVMDLKSNHK, from the coding sequence ATGAGATTGGCTACAGTAAAGGTAGGGAATTGTGAAGAAGCTTCTGTCGTTACAAACAAAGGGATAATTTATTTAAGGACTATTAATGAAAAGTTAAATAAAAATTGGAACATAGGTATGTTTGAACTTATTCAATCAGGACAGTTAGAGGAAATGAATGATTGGTATAGGTTGGGTGGAAAAGAAGAAATTGAAAATCTTAATGAGCATATTATTTCAAAAGATAAGGTCATTTTTTGTCCACTATATCGTGAACCTAGAAAGATTTGGGGAATTGGATTAAATTATGTTGACCATGCTGCTGATTTAGAGGAAAAAGCTCCTAATACTGCACCTGCAAGTTTTATGAAACCAGATACAACTATTATAGGACATAAGGATTACATAAAGATACCACTACAATCAAATAAAACCACATCAGAAGGGGAGTTAGGTATTATCATTGGCAAAAAGTGTAAAGGTGTTCATGAGAAAAACTGGCTAGATGTTGTGGCAGGATTTACAACTATTATAGATATGACAGCAGAGGATATTTTAAGAGTTAATCCTAGATATTTAACAAGGGCAAAGAGTTTTGATACTTTCTTTAGTTTCGGACCTGTGCTAGTAACTCCTGATGAAATTGAAGATGTTATGAAGTTAAAGGTAGCAACAGTAATTAATAAGAAAATTCATGGACAAAATTATGTTTCAAATATGACTTTCCCTCCAGCTTATTTGGTTTCTTTCCATTCTAAAGTAATGACCATGTTGCCAGGGGATATAATTTCTACAGGAACTCCTAGAGCAGTCCATATTAATGAGGGCGATGTGGTAGAATGTTGGATTGATGGATTCGAACCTCTTATAAATCCTGTAATGGACTTAAAAAGTAATCATAAGTAA
- a CDS encoding response regulator transcription factor, with product MSKILIVEDELPISDLINLNLRMINYETKQVYDGNEALEIIEKENFDLIILDVMLPKLDGFSVMEKIKNKGIPVIFLTAKDSILDKVKGLKSGADDYMVKPFESIELLARVEVVLRRYGKKSGILRFKDLEINLNERVVKKNGEIIDVTLKEYELLILLIENKGMALSREKILEKVWGYDYLGETRTVDMHVQRLRKKFKLEENITTVYKVGYRLKD from the coding sequence TTGAGTAAAATATTAATTGTTGAAGATGAATTACCTATTTCAGATCTAATTAATTTAAATCTGAGAATGATTAATTATGAGACAAAACAAGTTTATGATGGGAATGAGGCCTTAGAAATCATTGAGAAGGAAAACTTTGATTTAATTATTTTAGATGTAATGCTTCCAAAGTTGGACGGATTCAGTGTTATGGAAAAAATAAAAAACAAGGGTATACCAGTTATTTTCTTAACGGCCAAAGATTCCATTTTAGATAAAGTTAAGGGTCTTAAAAGTGGGGCTGATGACTATATGGTAAAGCCCTTTGAATCCATAGAACTTTTAGCTAGAGTAGAAGTGGTATTGAGACGATACGGAAAGAAAAGTGGTATTTTAAGGTTTAAGGATTTAGAAATCAATTTGAATGAAAGAGTTGTAAAGAAAAATGGTGAAATTATAGATGTAACCTTAAAAGAATATGAGCTCTTAATATTGCTAATAGAAAATAAAGGCATGGCTTTATCAAGGGAGAAAATTTTAGAGAAGGTCTGGGGATATGATTATTTAGGAGAGACGAGAACTGTGGATATGCATGTTCAAAGACTGAGAAAGAAGTTTAAATTAGAGGAAAACATAACTACTGTATATAAAGTTGGATATCGATTGAAGGATTAG